The sequence below is a genomic window from Brevibacillus laterosporus.
CTAATTGAGAACCCGCCAAGGGATCAAGATTATAGCTCTTCGCTAGATTATGCCCTATCCCAAATGAGATATAGAGCGACATAATAAACATGGTCAAACGGTATGGGATGAGAATTTGACCGGCATTTTCTTTTGCCCACATGGTAATTGCCCAATCTTGCGGCAACGGTGGAAAAGCGATAATTAAGAAGAAACTCCCGACGATAATGAACGGTAAGGCAGAGATAACCCCGTCGCGGATTGCACGTAAATGTCGTTGTTCAGCGATACGAGCAATAGGACCTGACAAGTGTTTATCTAGAAATTGCACAAAAGCGTCCATGTTTTACTTCCCCCTTTACTCTTGCGTACATACTCTCTACAAAAACTGGTCTGAATGCTTGATTACTTCGCTAATTCTTGTACTTTTTTAAATAATGTTGCTCCACCCAGTGGTGTGTAGCCTTGAGGTGGAATCAGATCGCACGGTACTCCTGCTACATCAGCTTCTTGTTTCAATTGCTCAAAACGGTGACGAACTTGAGGAGCTACCATGGCTACATTCCAGCCATTTTTCACTTCCTCAGCAAATTCTTGTGTACTGACAGCCTTCACTTCCATCGCTACCCCATGCTTATCTGCCTCTTTTTTGAGAGCGTTTACCACAATAGCACTGGACATCCCTGCTGAACATACGAATAATACCTTCATTACGATTCCTCCTTTTGCATGTATGAAAGTTTTTTGTAACCCATGATGGATAAAACACTTGTTACAAGAGCAGGGGAAGCTCTTAGATACCAGCAATCACGTCTATATACAGACTTAGTAATATCGGAATGCTTAACCAATACCTGCTTAGTACCTGCCTTTAGTGTTACACCCCACTATGCATTTTGTCGAATCTATTTGTTTGTAATTGTTATATTTGTACTTGAATTACTATTCTGACGGTTGTTGTATGGCGTGCTGAACAAATCCCTCATTCTTTTCCAAGCGTTCTAGCGCTTCTTCATACTCACATGCAGATAAAATCATCACGATTGCCGCTTTCACATTCTTATTAGCCTTTTCATAGCATTCAGCAGCTTGCTCGTAACTAACATCTGTAGCTTGCATGATAATTCGCTTGGAACGTTCCACCAGCTTTAGATTGGTTGGCTGCACATCCACCATCAGATTTTTATAGACTTTTCCAACACCGATCATAGAACAAGTAGAGATCATGTTCAGCACTAGCTTTTGTGCTGTTCCCGCCTTTAATCGTGTGGAACCAGTCAATATTTCAGGGCCTGGAACTACTTCTATCGCTACTTTAGCAAAGTTGCTAATCTCCGCACCTTTATTGCAAGCGAGGCTGGCCGTACTGGCTCCAACACTGTTCGCGTACTGAAGAGCGCCGATAGCATAAGGTGTACGTCCGCTGGCAGCAATTCCGATCACGGTGTCTATGTCAGTTAATCCAATGGCTTGCAAATCGTTCTTGGCAAGCTCAGCATTATCCTCGGCACCCTCCACCGCGACGACAAAAGCTTCTTGTCCTCCAGCAATCAGTCCCTGTACAACCTCAAAATCAGTGCCAAAAGTAGGAGGACATTCTACTGCATCTAGAATTCCTAATCGCCCGCTGGTACCAGCCCCCACATAAATGAGTCTACCACCTTGCTTAAAAGAGCGAATCACTAGCTGAATGGCTCTTTCAATCTGTTCCAGTTCAGCCGCAATGGCGAGTGGTACCTTTTGATCTTCCTCATTCATTACTTGCAACACGTTTAGGATCGTCATCTGGTCCAAATTCATCGTTCTATTATTACGTGTCTCTGTTACCAACTTTTCCAGCATGCGCTCACCTTCTACTCCTATTTTGTTTCCGCTTTCATTGTACCATTTTGAAATAAAACGTCAATAATTTTATTTAATTTATGAATCAACATTTCAATACAAAATAAAAAAAAGATGGGTAAAAGAGCAAGGATGCAGCATAATGGCAAGCATCCGCTCATCTAATCACCTCTCCTACCTGCTAGATTTTAATACTTCTTCACGGATTTCATTGAAATGATCAATAACCGTTTCACCTATTCGATTAAACACGCTGACATATAAGGCATCCACAATCGTTAAATGCATGATTCTGGAAGCAAAACTACCTACACGAAAATCCTGTTCAATGTTTGGCGTACATAGTTTAATATCAGCTTCTTTGTACAAAAGAGATTTCGTTAAATTGGTAATAGCGATTACGGTTACTTGTTTCTTTTTTGCAAAACGTACGATTTCCAGTACCTCTTTTGTATTACCACTTACGGAAATGGCAATCAATACTTCCCCTTTTTTCATATTGGACACGACAGGGAGCATCATGTGAAAATCAGTAGTCATCTCAGAGTAATAGCCGATCTTCCTGAATTTATGACATCCATCCAAGGACACCACTGATGAACCACCTACACCGTAAAATACGACGCTTTTGGTCTGTAAAATGGCCTCTATGGCTTTTTCTAGCTCTCGTTTATCAAGAGAAGTTGATATTTCCTCAATGGCAGTCTTGTTGTGATACTGGACTTTTTGAAACAATTCATATGGCTCATCCTGCTTTTTAATAATGGAAAAGTCGCTCATATTCATATCTGAGCGGGTCAAATCCCGAACTAATGCTAGCTTAAACGACTGAAAGCTACTCATCCCAATCGATTTACAAAACCGAACAACGCTCGCTTCGCTTGCCCCCGATTGTTGGGAGATTTGTTTTGTTGTCATGGTTGGAATTAATTCGGCATGATTTACAATATAGCTTGCTACTTTTTTCTCTGCCTGCGTAAAGCGACTTAATTGACTTTCAATCTTGCTTACAATCATGGAATGCATGTTATTCCCCTCCGTTCTTCTCTAGTTTTACCACATCTTACCTAGTTTGTAATAGTAGAAACTAATCTATTAGGATAAATCACAATTAATTTTTTATATTAAATTCAAAAAAATGTAATAAATGAGAATGGAATATTATGTATTTTATTGATAATATAGTATTTGAGATGTTAATTTCATCACAAAGGGAGGTTTATTATTTATATGTTAAAAAAAGTGTTATTATCTGTCGCTATTCTCTTTACAACCGCTTTTAGTAATGTAAGTTTTGCCAAAGAAGTAGTAGAAGAGAAAGAACATGTGAAAGAACAAGTGAAAGAGCAAGTGACAAAGAAAAAGCCAGACAAGTCCCTTATTAAAGAAGTAGATTTAGGCTCAGAAAAGCTAGGAAAACCTCTAGGAGATAAGCTAGTTGTTGAAGAAGGTGCAAAAGACCTGCTTGAGCCTGAAGAAAAGACTGTCGACATTGATGACACTCTGTCGACCGCCAAAAAGAAAAAATCCGCTACTGCCGAAGCTGAGGCAGAAAATACGGACGCAAGTAACGCTAAGCCAATCACAATCGACTCCATTCACTCCGGTACCATCAATAAGGAAGGCGAAATTAGATGGTATGCTTTCTATAATACTAAGCCTGGAAAATTAACCGTTTTCCTTCAAACGGTTCGCTCCACTGACGTCAATTATGATCTGCATTTATTTAAATTAAATGAAAATACCATGAAACTTGAAGATGAAATTATCTCCTCCTATCAAGCAGGGAAAAACGAACAGGTTGCCCGCATCGCCCCTGAAGGCTATTACTACATAGCCGTAAACTCAGTTCAAGGCTTTGATACAGCTAATACATTTGCTCTCGTAGTCAAACACTCCACTACCTACGACACCTCTGAACCCGATGACAACGCATGGCTCGCTCATGAGAAAGAATCCACAACCTTTACCAATACCCAAACCATTGATAATCCATTCGATGAAGATTGGAGCTACTTCCACGTACTAGAACCAAAATCAATCTCTGTCACTTTAAACAATCAAATTCCAGGTACCGTTTATCGTGCAGATATATTAGATGCAGCAGCAAATGTACTCGCCAGCCTCGATCAAAACAAACAGTATCTCATTAATTTCCCTAAAGGTGACTATTTTGTCCGTGTTCTCTCTTCATCAGGCTATAGTGATTCTCAGACCTATACGTTAAGTGTTAAAGACCAATCAGTAGCTAGCTCTGTTATCATCAGTAGCATTAATTCAGATGGAGGTGTGGAAGGTTTAGTCGATTATCCTCAGGGGAAAAAATGGAGAATTAAAAATAATATTACCGTACATGGAAAAGCATACGATGCCAATGGCTACCCCGCTTATAATGTTCCCATTACGGTTTATGTCGTGACTCGTCTGAATAATACGGTCTATTCAGGTACAGGAACAGCTGATGCGAATGGTAATTTTAGTATCGCTGTTAACGGAATTGGTCCAGCTATCGGTCAGAACACCCACTACCTCTACTCGTTTATACACTATTATGATGTGATTCCGCTTCTAGTGGCTAGTGGATCAACGAAGCTGAATTCTAATGTAGACAGTGTCTATCACTTCGCTTACTCGCTTTATAATAGAAGCTAATAAATCCCTATCTGTGTAGATAAAAAACGTAGCAAGAAGCTTTATACTCATGCTTCTTGCTACGTTCTCTTTATTTCTTGCAATCAAAATTAAAATGTTATTTATGAATTAGCCGAGAACACTCGTGATTTTAATCATGAGATGAATCGGCTTCGGACAAAGCGTGTCTTCTGACACGTTAATTGTCCGACTACTTCTTTGAATAACTAACCGTATCTCGACAGCTTTCACTTGATTGCTAGACTACATTCTTTGGATGTCAATAGGTCTTGGTCTTGATCTGCATCATAATAAGTTACTGCCAGTTTGAAAAATTTTATGAGCCCTTCTTCATGATCTCGCCACGTATCGGGTTGACATTCCCTTCCCATTTAATACGAACTGACTTATTCTCCATAACCTCAGGTGAGTTAGAGACTTGAAAATGAATATGTGCTTCACTAGAATTACCTGAATTTCCACACAGGCCGATGACCTCGCCTCGTTTTACCTGATCTCCTACTTTTACTGTAAGAGATCCTGTTTTTAAATGCGCAGTGACACTGTACTCGCCATTCCCATGGTCAATAATCACATGATTACCGAGAAGTTGTGTTTTATTCGTCGTACCAACTGGGTCATTATCAGGGATTTCGTTTTCCACCTTCACTACCTTTCCGTCTGCCGCAGCACTTACCTCCTGCCCGTAAGCATAGTAGCTTTCATTCTTAGTAGGGTCACCCTGATGGGACTTTCCTTGCTTCATGATAACCAAATCGTAGGCATAGCGTTGACTTTCATAATCATAGTGATAGTTAAATAATTCATTGGTCCCTCCCCAGAAGACAAACCAATCCTGTTTGAGAGGGGGAGAATAGACATTTCTGGTAAAGGTTTGATCCGTCTGTGGAAAAGTTTTGAGCGGCATAATTTGTAGTCCCCCAATTTTTTGTTGTTGGTCAAATATAGCACTTAATCCCTTTTTCCCACTTTGATCAAGCCACAGATATTGCTGTTGTCCATCACCTATCGGTACAGTAGCTTGTAAAGTATAGCCTGTTATTCCTTCCTGAAAAGGATGGGCAATTTGTTTCAACTGCTCTAGGCTTACTTGCTGCTGAAATTCCTGAGACATTTGTGCATGGATTCGTTCATACTCTTCGTGTAAAAATACATCACCTAATTGCTTGGGCTCGATGGGCTGCATAGTGCTTCCAATCTCCTTTTTTTGCACTACTTGTTCTTTCCCAGACTGATTAACCATCTGTTGCTCGCAAGCAGTGAGACTTATTCCCACCGCAACTACTAAAAGTAAGGGTTGGCAAATAGATCGTTTCATGAATAAACCCCTCTCGAAATTATCTCTATAACCATATCAAAATAACATTACAACTCACGAAACTCTGCCTTACGAGTAGCTTACTTTGCACCCCTGTCCTCCTACTTCCCTCCTTAATTCGTTAAGACTGAGTTAAGATCGAGTGTCTAAAATTCCTTCAGAATCATGATATGATAAACCCTAGAAGCATTTTGGAAAGGATACATACATAAAGGAGGAATGGTGCATGCTTCATGCACAACTTTTGGTGGTGGACGATGAGCTAGCCATCGGTAAAATGCTAACAACCGTTCTCTCTAAAGAAGGGTTTGAGCATGTGGATGTGGCAACCTCAGCCGAAGATGCCTTGAATGCCTGTCAGATTAAAACCTATGATCTTATCCTATTGGATGTCATGTTGCCTGGAAAAAGCGGAATAGAGAGTATAAAAGCCCATCTCCGTCGTTATTTACAATCAACAGAACATGAGCCAGTGCCAATCATTCCGGCTACAATCTATGATTTTGGCCATTTTCAGTTAGATGAACAAGCTGGAGAAGTGAGAGTAGCCAACAAGGTTGTCGATTTCCCCGCTCAGGTTTATCAGTTTCAGCGGATGGTTGATAATGTAATTGCAAATGCCATCCTGCATAATCCTGTAGGTACACCTATTGAAATTTGCTTGGTAGCTTGTGAAACGGATGGCTTGGATGTAGAGGGCTTCTCGTTAACGATCCGCGATTGTGGTACAGGAATGGAACCCGAAGTTACCCAACAATTATTCGAACGCTACTATCGTGGAACCAATACAGAAGGATTGACCCAAGGAACTGGATTAGGGATGGCAATTGCCAAAGAGTTAGCATTGGCACATGGAGGAGAAATTCAGGTGGCAAGTGAGCTTGGGCAGGGGACGACTATTCAATTTACATTTCATAAAGAGAAAAGTTTATTCCCTTCTGATCATCTAAAAAGCCTCTCTACCCACAGTAAATAATAAAAGTGGGTGAGAGGTTTTTTGAAATATTTTCGTTCGAGCACTTCAATTCTGTGATTCTATGTGACGAAAAAAGTAACGCATGACTTCATGTAGCACTAAAAGCTCCTTTCATGCGCCAGCTTTTTAAACACTACACTTCTCTCCCCACGCTCATGCCCTCCCATATTGCTCGTTTTGCATCCAATTCTCCTGCTTCTTTAGCTCCACCAATCAGATGAACTTTCATATCAGGTGGCAAAGAATCCACAAGTATCCGATTAGGCGTGCTTCCAGCAGCAATAATAACCGTGTCTGCCGGGATAAATACTTCTTGTTCTTTCTCTATAATACGCACACCATCTGGTAGAATTTCTTTGTACTCAATTTCTGTTTTCGTCACTACCCCGTGTTTCTTTAACAACGCCAGCACGGCCCAACGCGTGGTTTTACCCAGTCCAGTCCCAACGTGCTTGCCCCGGCGCAACAGCGTGATAGAGCGCTTGTTATGTTGCATGCTCACATATGATTTTGCCGGCACAATTCCATACTCTGCCAAATATTGACCTGATTCTGCTGAAAAGCTAGTGTTCGTTACCAATAAATGAGACAAATCGCAGGCAATACCCCCTGCTCCAATGATCACTACCTGTTGACCCACTGGTACCTTTCCTGTAAAAACATCAGCATAGCTTACGACATGTGGTAACTCCATTCCTGGAAGCTTTGGTGATCGTGGCGTCACTCCGGTAGCAAGAACCACTTCAGTCACTCCCTGAGCGACAAGTTTGTCACTGGTTGCCTCTTCTCCCAGATGCATCTGTACCCCAAGCCTCCGTAACTCATTCTCATAGTAACGGAGCGTCTCCTTAAATTCGCTCTTACCAGGGACCTGACTGGCAAAATTGAGTTGTCCACCTAACCGAATATTTTTCTCCCATAAAGACACATCATGTCCACGCAATGCCAACACTCGCGCTGCTTCCATCCCAGCTGGACCGGCTCCGATAACGGCCACTTTCTTGATCGCTTCTGCTGGCGTAATGCTGATATCCCATTCGCGCCCTGCTAACGGATTAACTAAACATGAAGCCGTCTTTCCTTCAAAAATATGATCTAGGCAAGCCTGATTACAGGCGATGCATGTATTTACTTCAGCAAAACGACCAGCTCTGCTCTTCGCAACAATATATGGGTCTGCCAAAAATGGACGCGCCATAGAGACTAGGTCACTATGCCCCTCTGCTACAATTTGATTAGCCAAACGAACATCGTTTATTCGATTGCTAGCAATAACCGGGATGCCAACTGCCTCTTTGATCGCTTTCGCTACCCAGACATATGAAGCCCGAGGGACCATCATTGAGATGGTCGGCACTTGCGATTCATGCCATCCAATTCCAATATTCAGGGCATCTATGCCAATTTTCTCCAACCATTTTGCAAATTGAACGGATTCTTCTAACGTCGTGCTATTTGGCATGACATCTAGTCCGGACATCCGAAAAAAAACAGGGTACTCAGGACCAGCCACTTCCTTAACTTGTCTAGCTATCTCCAGTCCAAAACGAGCACGTCGTTCAAAGTCTCCTCCCCATCCATCTGAACGTTGATTGGTCACAGGGGACAAAAATTGATTAATCAAATAACCTTCCGAACCCATGATTTCAACTGCGTCAAACCCTGCCTCTTTTGCTCGACGCGTTGCATTTGCAAAAGCCTGAATGGTATCTAAAATTAATTCCTCATTCATTTCGATAGGGGCCGTTCTATTAATGGGTGCTTGCAGTGGAGAAGGAGCTACAGGATCGAGACCAGTCATTTCCTTGTAAGCATAACGCCCCGCATGGAAAAGCTGTAGCGCAATCCTTCCCCCAGCATCATGGACTGCACGGGTCATATTATAAAGTGGTTGAATATGCTCATCTGCGTAAATGTTTGTAAAACCTACGCCGCCTCCCCCTTCTGGTAGGACGGCAGCGCCCCCGGTGACAATTAAACCTGCTTCCCCCTTTGCTCGCTCTACATAAAAGGCAGTAAGACGCTCATAACCATGATCTAATGCTTCCAATCCCACATGCATGGAACCCATAATGACACGGTTAGGAAGTTGTAAAGTAGCAATTTGAATCGGTTGGAAGATATGCGATAACATCCGACATCCCCACTTTCTATTTTTTGAATGAATGTTCACTCATTTCTCTACACACTTCAAAAACTCCTTTTTTTCTGACGATGTTTGCATTGCCCTGTTATAATAAAGGCAAATCATTCATTAAACAAAACTGGAGGAGATTACACTGGATACGATTGGATTTATTGGACTTGGTACGATGGGACTACCTATGGTACAAAATTTACTAAAAGCTGGCTTTCCTGTACATGTCGTTTCTAGAAGCCGTGGTCCTATAGAAAAAGCTGTTTCTTTTGGAGCCATTGAAGCTAAAAGCCCTGCTGATCTAGTGGAAAAGGTGGATGTCTTACTAACCTGCTTACCTCTTCCCTCCACGATTGAAGAAGTTTATTTTGGAGAAAATGGTATTTTAAGTGCCGATCTGACGGGAAAATTAGTGATTGATCACTCAACAGTAAGCCCCTTATTGAACCAACGTGTGTTTGATGCTATCACAGAAAAGGGTGGCTCTTACATGGATGCTCCTATTAGTGGTGGCCCCATGGGTGCTACTGCTGGCACTCTAGCTATCATGTGTGGCGGTCTAGAAAGCAATTATGAGCGAGCCAAACCGGTATTTGAAGCACTAGGGACGAATCTGTTCTACTTAGGTAAAATCGGCAATGGTAGCATTGCTAAGCTGATGAATAACTACATCATCGGAGTACATACAGCGGCTCTAGCTGAAGCTTTCATTTTAGCTACCAAAGCAGGGGTTGATACCACTCAATTGTATGAAGTTCTGTCTGCAAGCACTGGTGACAGCAAAATGTTGCATCGTATCGTTCCATTGGTACACCAACGTGATTTTGATGCTCGTTTTAGCAATCAATTGCTATATAAAGATATGCGTATTGCCGGAGAATTAGCTCAAGCGTACGAGTTGGACATGCCAATCAATAAGCTTGCTGAAGAAATGTACCAACAAGCTTGCGAAAGATATCCTAGTGAAGATATGGCCGCTTTGTTTAAAATTTATGAAGAAAAAACGGGAATTATGGTAAAAGAAAAGGCTCTCGATTGAGAGCCTTTTCACCTTTTTATCATGTTAATAAGTGATACGAACCAATTTCCCAACATGCGCTGCTAGGTTTGTAATCACTGTTTCCCACTCACTCTTCTCATCCATTGGATTTAATGGAAGCATAAAATGAAAATCGGCAATCCACTCTACTTCCGACTCCTGCTCTGGTGATAGCATGCGTTTTTTACTGGTGATAGCGATCTCTGGCACAATTGCCTGAGTAGCTTTCCACAAAGCATTGGTATCACGTCCATCTACAAGATAGGTAACCTCTACTTCAAATTCACACATATTTGCTTCTTCAAGCGGAAATAAGTGAATAAAAGCTACAGGAGCACCTTCCCTTGTTTCATCTTCCATGAATCTAATCTCTACTTCGTGGTACTCTTCCCCCTCTAAAATAGAGCGTTCTGTTTTAAGCAATACCTCTGTGGTTACACCGTAGGCTGAAAGTTCCTCATCCACTTTTGCTACCAATATATCTAACATAGTCTTCTTCCTCCTCATGATGCACTTCATTCATCATACTGAAATCAGGGGAAGCCGTAAAGTTACACAAAAAGAAACCGTTTTCACAAAAAGAAAAATGATTTCAGGATGTCGGATGGCAGTCTTTTTTGTCCAGAAATTCTGACAACCATATCCGTCTCACATCTTTGTTAGGACAGTATCCAAGCAGATAACTTTCTCCCAACATATACTTTTCTTTTAGCCACTCCTTATGCTTACCGAAGAAGGCATTTTGAAATTCGATTGGCATTTGTTGATATTCTTCCAACGCAGAAGGGTGTTTGAGGAAATAATCTTCATCATACAGGATTTCATCATCGTTCTGACGACTAATAAAATACAAGAATAAAAGAACAAGGCCTGTATTCACCAAAAACAGTGTCATACCTATCTCCCCTTTCCCTTAAAGCCAATTCCATTAGTACATTACGTATATCCCTATAAATATTCTGATTGTTCTTTTTATTTTATCACGTTTTTACTCTTTGGTAACTACTTCATATCCCCTACTCAACAAATTATTTGGAAAAATTTCATAAATCATGAGGCATAATAAAAAACCAGTTGGAGATCTCCAACTGGTCTGATTATAAAAGGTTGTATGCTAAGCATATTCAAGCATTTGTATTCATGGTATCCGTTCAGCCTTTAGGACGCCTGTCTATCTGGCAGTATTACACTTCCAACAGAAGGTGAACTAGGAGATGAGGGTGGCGTGATAGTTACCGGTGGTGGTGTTACTTCATGATTAGAGGCTGGGGTGTTCTGTTGGAAAGTAGGTGCGTCCATAATATCAGCTGGCGGTGAGTTGCCCTCTGATTGCGATCCACTATCTCCACCAATAGTTTCTGAATCATTCACACCGTTTTGTTGCTCTTGATCGGTACCCTGTTGTTGCTCA
It includes:
- a CDS encoding PTS sugar transporter subunit IIB, producing the protein MKVLFVCSAGMSSAIVVNALKKEADKHGVAMEVKAVSTQEFAEEVKNGWNVAMVAPQVRHRFEQLKQEADVAGVPCDLIPPQGYTPLGGATLFKKVQELAK
- a CDS encoding NAD(P)-dependent oxidoreductase, with the protein product MEEITLDTIGFIGLGTMGLPMVQNLLKAGFPVHVVSRSRGPIEKAVSFGAIEAKSPADLVEKVDVLLTCLPLPSTIEEVYFGENGILSADLTGKLVIDHSTVSPLLNQRVFDAITEKGGSYMDAPISGGPMGATAGTLAIMCGGLESNYERAKPVFEALGTNLFYLGKIGNGSIAKLMNNYIIGVHTAALAEAFILATKAGVDTTQLYEVLSASTGDSKMLHRIVPLVHQRDFDARFSNQLLYKDMRIAGELAQAYELDMPINKLAEEMYQQACERYPSEDMAALFKIYEEKTGIMVKEKALD
- a CDS encoding response regulator, which produces MLHAQLLVVDDELAIGKMLTTVLSKEGFEHVDVATSAEDALNACQIKTYDLILLDVMLPGKSGIESIKAHLRRYLQSTEHEPVPIIPATIYDFGHFQLDEQAGEVRVANKVVDFPAQVYQFQRMVDNVIANAILHNPVGTPIEICLVACETDGLDVEGFSLTIRDCGTGMEPEVTQQLFERYYRGTNTEGLTQGTGLGMAIAKELALAHGGEIQVASELGQGTTIQFTFHKEKSLFPSDHLKSLSTHSK
- a CDS encoding MurR/RpiR family transcriptional regulator is translated as MHSMIVSKIESQLSRFTQAEKKVASYIVNHAELIPTMTTKQISQQSGASEASVVRFCKSIGMSSFQSFKLALVRDLTRSDMNMSDFSIIKKQDEPYELFQKVQYHNKTAIEEISTSLDKRELEKAIEAILQTKSVVFYGVGGSSVVSLDGCHKFRKIGYYSEMTTDFHMMLPVVSNMKKGEVLIAISVSGNTKEVLEIVRFAKKKQVTVIAITNLTKSLLYKEADIKLCTPNIEQDFRVGSFASRIMHLTIVDALYVSVFNRIGETVIDHFNEIREEVLKSSR
- a CDS encoding peptidase codes for the protein MLKKVLLSVAILFTTAFSNVSFAKEVVEEKEHVKEQVKEQVTKKKPDKSLIKEVDLGSEKLGKPLGDKLVVEEGAKDLLEPEEKTVDIDDTLSTAKKKKSATAEAEAENTDASNAKPITIDSIHSGTINKEGEIRWYAFYNTKPGKLTVFLQTVRSTDVNYDLHLFKLNENTMKLEDEIISSYQAGKNEQVARIAPEGYYYIAVNSVQGFDTANTFALVVKHSTTYDTSEPDDNAWLAHEKESTTFTNTQTIDNPFDEDWSYFHVLEPKSISVTLNNQIPGTVYRADILDAAANVLASLDQNKQYLINFPKGDYFVRVLSSSGYSDSQTYTLSVKDQSVASSVIISSINSDGGVEGLVDYPQGKKWRIKNNITVHGKAYDANGYPAYNVPITVYVVTRLNNTVYSGTGTADANGNFSIAVNGIGPAIGQNTHYLYSFIHYYDVIPLLVASGSTKLNSNVDSVYHFAYSLYNRS
- a CDS encoding M23 family metallopeptidase is translated as MKRSICQPLLLVVAVGISLTACEQQMVNQSGKEQVVQKKEIGSTMQPIEPKQLGDVFLHEEYERIHAQMSQEFQQQVSLEQLKQIAHPFQEGITGYTLQATVPIGDGQQQYLWLDQSGKKGLSAIFDQQQKIGGLQIMPLKTFPQTDQTFTRNVYSPPLKQDWFVFWGGTNELFNYHYDYESQRYAYDLVIMKQGKSHQGDPTKNESYYAYGQEVSAAADGKVVKVENEIPDNDPVGTTNKTQLLGNHVIIDHGNGEYSVTAHLKTGSLTVKVGDQVKRGEVIGLCGNSGNSSEAHIHFQVSNSPEVMENKSVRIKWEGNVNPIRGEIMKKGS
- a CDS encoding NADPH-dependent 2,4-dienoyl-CoA reductase translates to MLSHIFQPIQIATLQLPNRVIMGSMHVGLEALDHGYERLTAFYVERAKGEAGLIVTGGAAVLPEGGGGVGFTNIYADEHIQPLYNMTRAVHDAGGRIALQLFHAGRYAYKEMTGLDPVAPSPLQAPINRTAPIEMNEELILDTIQAFANATRRAKEAGFDAVEIMGSEGYLINQFLSPVTNQRSDGWGGDFERRARFGLEIARQVKEVAGPEYPVFFRMSGLDVMPNSTTLEESVQFAKWLEKIGIDALNIGIGWHESQVPTISMMVPRASYVWVAKAIKEAVGIPVIASNRINDVRLANQIVAEGHSDLVSMARPFLADPYIVAKSRAGRFAEVNTCIACNQACLDHIFEGKTASCLVNPLAGREWDISITPAEAIKKVAVIGAGPAGMEAARVLALRGHDVSLWEKNIRLGGQLNFASQVPGKSEFKETLRYYENELRRLGVQMHLGEEATSDKLVAQGVTEVVLATGVTPRSPKLPGMELPHVVSYADVFTGKVPVGQQVVIIGAGGIACDLSHLLVTNTSFSAESGQYLAEYGIVPAKSYVSMQHNKRSITLLRRGKHVGTGLGKTTRWAVLALLKKHGVVTKTEIEYKEILPDGVRIIEKEQEVFIPADTVIIAAGSTPNRILVDSLPPDMKVHLIGGAKEAGELDAKRAIWEGMSVGREV
- the murQ gene encoding N-acetylmuramic acid 6-phosphate etherase, producing MLEKLVTETRNNRTMNLDQMTILNVLQVMNEEDQKVPLAIAAELEQIERAIQLVIRSFKQGGRLIYVGAGTSGRLGILDAVECPPTFGTDFEVVQGLIAGGQEAFVVAVEGAEDNAELAKNDLQAIGLTDIDTVIGIAASGRTPYAIGALQYANSVGASTASLACNKGAEISNFAKVAIEVVPGPEILTGSTRLKAGTAQKLVLNMISTCSMIGVGKVYKNLMVDVQPTNLKLVERSKRIIMQATDVSYEQAAECYEKANKNVKAAIVMILSACEYEEALERLEKNEGFVQHAIQQPSE